GGAGCAGGTCACCTTCTACGCGGACCTGGCCAAGACCCAGCCGGTGTTCTCCTTCAAGGCCCGCCAGAAGCTCGACCTCGGCGCCGAGTACGACGTCTTCGACGAGCGCGGCGAGGCGATCGGCTACTTCCGGAAGGACTTCAAGGCGAGCCTGCTGCGCTCGACGTTCCACCTCAACGGGCCGTACGTGAACGCGGTCGGCCAGGAGCGCAGCAAGGCGATCGCGATCATCCGGCGGTTCGTCGACTTCCCGTTCACGTTCCACTTCGACTTCCTCGACGGCGAGAACCTGGTGATGAGCGTCGACCGGCAGTTCTCGTTGCGCGACCGCTACACGGTGCACGTGCCGTACCAGGGCCTGGACTTCCGGCTCGCGGCCGCGATGGCGGTGGGGCTGGACGCCCTGATGGGCCGCTAGCCGTGGCGTTGTACCCGCAGTCGCGTGCAGCGGTCGAAGCCGGCCTGTCCGAGGTCCCGGTCTTCGACCCGTCCTTCGACATCGCAGCCTCCCGTGCCGCGGCCGTGAGCGCCGCCGCGGCCGACGAGCGCGAGGACGTCGACCAGGTCACCGACGTCGACGCCGACGGGGTCCGGTGCCGGCTGTACCGGCCAGTCAATTCGCACGGCGTGATCGTGCACCTGCACGGCGGCGGGTTCGTGTTCCACGACATCGACGTGCACGACGCGGCCGCTCGACGGCTCGCGAACCGGTCCGGCCGCGCCGTGCTCAGCGTCGACTACCGGCGGCCTCCCGAGCACCGGTTCCCGGCAGCCCCGGACGACGCCGACACGGCCGTGCGCTGGCTCTCCCGATCACGAGCAGAGCTCGGGATCGACGGTCCGACGTACGTGCACGGGGACAGCGCAGGGGGGAACCTCGCACTGGTCGCGGCGCTGCGCAACCCCGGCGTCTTCCGGGCGGTGGCGCTGACCTACCCGTTCCTGGATCCGCAGGCCGGTTTCGAGTCCTATCGGACCGCGACCGACGGTTTCGACCCCGCCGAGGCGGCCTGGTACTGGGAGAAGTACGCCGCGACGCCGGCGGACCTGGTGAACCCGGACCTCGCGCCGCTGCTCAGCGACCGGCTCGGCTCGCTGCCGCCGACGCTGGTGGTCACCTCCGAGCACGACCCGCTGCGCGACGAGGGCGAGGAGCTCGCCCGGCTGCTCGCCGAGGCGGGGGTCGAGGTGGTCGGCACCCGCTACCTGGGACAGCTGCACGGGTTCTGGCGTCACGTCGACGTCTTCGACGCGGCCGACCCGCTGACCCGTCAGATAGCGGGATTCTTCGCTCAGCACGCCTAGCGCCCCAGGTTCTTCGGGCATGATCGAGGGCATGCAGCAGCAGAGCCTGGCCGCCAGGATCGCGATCGGCGTCGCTGCGGTCGCCCTGCCGCTGGGGATGGTTGCGGCCTGGATCGAC
The DNA window shown above is from Marmoricola sp. OAE513 and carries:
- a CDS encoding alpha/beta hydrolase; this translates as MALYPQSRAAVEAGLSEVPVFDPSFDIAASRAAAVSAAAADEREDVDQVTDVDADGVRCRLYRPVNSHGVIVHLHGGGFVFHDIDVHDAAARRLANRSGRAVLSVDYRRPPEHRFPAAPDDADTAVRWLSRSRAELGIDGPTYVHGDSAGGNLALVAALRNPGVFRAVALTYPFLDPQAGFESYRTATDGFDPAEAAWYWEKYAATPADLVNPDLAPLLSDRLGSLPPTLVVTSEHDPLRDEGEELARLLAEAGVEVVGTRYLGQLHGFWRHVDVFDAADPLTRQIAGFFAQHA